One stretch of Tribolium castaneum strain GA2 chromosome 5, icTriCast1.1, whole genome shotgun sequence DNA includes these proteins:
- the LOC659171 gene encoding reticulocalbin-2, translated as MMLVHVATILLFCVNFLNSGHAGVMHSHSNDIHKERETDGAYSPRDHSHFTDSGEHHNEFDHEAIIGSHKEAEEYDHLPPDEAKRRLRILLKKMDLNGDEQIDKKELKAWILRSFKMLSEEEANERLEDADEDNNGIVTWQEYLSDAYGVDNEDNLSVGDENEQLIKDDKEMWAAADTNNDGVLDSKEWIAFSHPEEHPSMLPIILEQTLRDKDKDGDKSISFQEFVGDRAHEHDKEWLQVEKDKFDHDLDKDGDGKLTSNEILSWIVPSNEEIAEEEVDHLFASSDDDHNDVLSFDEVVEHHETFVGSEATDYGDHLHNIHHFEDEL; from the exons ATGATGCTAGTGCACGTTgctacaattttattattttgtgttaatttcCTAAATTCTGGCCATGCTGGGGTGATGCACAGCCACTCAAACGATATCCATAAGGAACGTGAAACGGACGGGGCGTACAGCCCTAGGGACCATTCCCACTTCACAGACAGTGGCGAGCATCACAATGAATTTGACCACGAGGCAATCATCGGAAGCCATAAGGAAGCAGAAGAGTACGACCACTTGCCTCCAGACGAGGCCAAGAGACGTCTCAGGATTTTACTGAAGAAGATGGACTTGAATGGCGACGAACAGATTGACAAAAAGGAACTCAAGGCCTGGATCTTGCGCTCattcaa aatGCTATCAGAGGAAGAGGCAAATGAACGTCTGGAGGACGCCGATGAGGACAACAACGGAATAGTGACGTGGCAAGAGTACTTATCAGACGCTTACGGGGTCGATAATGAAGATAATCTCTCAGTTGGTGATGAAAATGAGCAATTAATCAAAGACGATAAAGAAATGTGGGCCGCCGCTGACACTAATAATGACGGCGTTCTGGATTCAAAAGAATGGATCGCCTTTTCGCACCCTGAGGAACACCCTTCAATGCTACCAATCATCCTTGAACAAACCCTCAGAGACAAGGACAAAGACGGGGACAAATCAATCAGTTTTCAGGAATTTGTAGGCGATAGAGCACACGAACACGACAAAGAGTGGCTCCAAGTTGAGAAAGATAAATTCGACCATGACTTGGACAAGGATGGCGATGGGAAACTCaccagtaacgaaattttatccTGGATTGTGCCAAGCAATGA GGAAATAGCCGAGGAAGAAGTCGACCATTTATTCGCGTCGAGTGACGACGACCACAACGACGTGCTGAGTTTCGATGAAGTTGTTGAACATCACGAAACGTTCGTTGGGAGCGAGGCCACTGATTATGGTGATCATTTGCACAACATACATCATTTTGAAGATGAATTGTGA
- the Prx6a gene encoding peroxiredoxin-6, with amino-acid sequence MVNLGDIFPNFSADTTVGPIKFHDWLGDSWGILFSHPADFTPVCTTELARVVQLHSEFAKRGVKVIALSCDSVETHKKWLNDIKMYAGYSMEGFPYPLIADEDRKLATTLQMIDQDEKDSQGIPLTARAVFIIDAKKRMRLSILYPATTGRNFDEILRVIDSLQLTDKHRVATPVDWKPQEHVMVQPTVSDEEVKTLFPQLTIVALPSGKNYIRRTPQP; translated from the exons ATGGTTAATCTGGGCGACATTTTCCCGAATTTCTCGGCCGACACAACCGTCGGTCCGATCAAATTCCACGACTGGCTTGGCGACTC TTGGGGCATTTTATTTTCGCACCCCGCCGACTTTACGCCAGTTTGCACAACCGAATTGGCGCGAGTCGTGCAATTACACTCTGAGTTTGCAAAACGTGGGGTTAAAGTGATTGCGCTCTCTTGTGATTCAGTTGAAACGCATAAGAAGTGGTtgaatgatataaaaatgtaCGCTGGGTATTCCATGGAGGGGTTTCCGTACCCCTTGATAGCCGATGAAGATCGTAAGTTGGCCACAACGCTACAAATGATCGATCAAGATGAGAAAGATTCGCAGGGGATTCCCCTAACAGCGCGGGCGGTTTTCATAATTGATGCGAAGAAGAGGATGAGACTGTCGATTTTGTACCCAGCGACGACTGGGAGGAATTTTGA tgaaaTTTTGCGAGTTATTGATTCGCTTCAGTTGACTGATAAACACAGAGTTGCGACGCCAGTTGATTGGAAG CCCCAAGAGCACGTTATGGTACAGCCAACTGTATCTGATGAGGAAGTCAAAACTCTATTCCCACAATTAACAATAGTTGCCTTACCATCgggaaaaaattacataaggAGGACTCCACAGCCTTAA
- the LOC103312911 gene encoding serine/arginine-rich splicing factor 2 produces MLPGHPCKVNESGRNRAKVKCHRSDGPGGGGGGSRPRTGRRRRRQPPPGRGSAQPWPLSVGRRRGRRRTRAAASSRRADTLHSLCRQPPPPRRPRRTACRTLRVDRRKAFTFSPHSIILRQKSKALYAPAAAAPTPSLHQVPPNTFTAPRKFKKSHTPPPSPPQITNENCTADTCDA; encoded by the exons ATGTTGCCAGGACATCCGTGCAAGGTCAATGAAAGTGGCAGAAACAGAGCGAAAGTGAAATGTCACCGGAGTGACGGACCGggaggcggcggcggcggcagcCGCCCACGGACCGggaggcggcggcggcggcagcCGCCCCCGGGCCGGGGCAGCGCTCAGCCTTGGCCCTTGAGCGTGGGCAGACGTCGAGGACGGCGGAGGACGCGGGCGGCGGCGTCGAGTCGTCGCGCAGACACCTTGCACTCGCTTTGCAGGCAGCCGCCGCCCCCGCGCCGCCCCCGCCGCACTGCGTGCCGCACTCTCAGGGTCGATCGTCGTAAAGCCTTCACTTTCTCTCCACATTCAATTATTCTGCGCCAAAAATCGAAAGCGCTCTATGCACCCGCGGCGGCGGCGCCGACGCCGTCTCTCCACCAGGTGCCCCCAAACACTTTCACCGCCCCCAGGAAGTTCAAG AAATCACATACGCCGCCACCGTCACCGCCGCAAATAACAAATGAAAATTGCACTGCTGACACGTGCGACGCCTAA